In Lactuca sativa cultivar Salinas chromosome 5, Lsat_Salinas_v11, whole genome shotgun sequence, the DNA window TatgaaacaatgttttatcatttaCCAAATTTATGTAacaatattataattttttttagacaTTTAAGTAACATTATccatttttttttaatcattttacgTGGTTGACATAAATTATGCAATTAGGTTAAAACCGGTTAAACATGCTACATGCAGTGTTTTAAAAACCAGTTGGATCGGGACCCTAAGAAATAAACAGTTCAATTAGCATtggttttatgtttattttttaacTGAAATGAACTAGTTAGTTTTTACAAAAACTCAGTTTAACtagttaaattaaataaaaaaacatggaAATTTGTTATTTTGCATAACAAACTTTGTCGTTTTTTCACGTCAATTTAGATTtctttaaataaaaacatatggtaaatgttagACGTTTTTTAATACGTTTGTAttcatttaaaactatatttgTTTCTGTATTAtactttaattattttttatgtatgtggattaatataaaatttatggttatgtgttttttaatgtattttgatTGATTTACGacttgtatttatatgtatttttaatgatTAAACGTGTGGATGTCTATGTGTGtaggaaaataagaaaaaatatgaaaattatagaaaTCGGTTGAACCGTCGATCGAACCGATTAAACCGGTTGAACCAGGAACCGATCACCATACatgttcaactaaaaaaccgattTTTAATACAttggttacatgtaattggttaCGTTGCATATTTTGTCTAAAGAACAACTTTGCGGcataaaatagaaaaagaaaatgcAAGAGCAATGCACAAACAAGCATCAAGAATGGACCCTCAAtaccctctctttctctcttgctCTCCTCCCACTCATCCCTCTCCTCCTGCTTGGTCAAACCCGCTCACTCCAACCCTCTACGATTCCCTCCTCCCTAAGGAATTTTGTGTATTCACCCCTTAATAAATGTGTTTAACCTATAGTATTCTGGaagaatatattattattattattattattattattattattattattattattatttataaaaagacatttatatataaatattaataaaaatatatttacatatgaataCGTATAAAAACTCATTTatgcatataaacacatatataacGTTTTTATGTGTAGAATTTCGTGTAAAAACATTTGatgtataaataaataaataaataaaatgtaaaaatatgtatACACACaactttaaaatgaataaatgcatatacttatatttatatatatttacaaacttttttatatattataagtgtctttatatatttttataaatcacTTATGCGcataaatacatataaaacatatataacGTTTTTATGCGTATAATTTTGTATTAAAAACATTCGatgtataaataaataaataaaaatgtacaAATATGTATTCATACAAGTTTAAAATGAATAAATGCATATACTTATATTTATATACCTTTACAAACttgtttatatattataagtgtctttatatatttttatagatataaatacatttttaaatatataaatataaattttattcgTATAAAGACGCAtgtataaattcataaaataataataataataataataataataataattaatatttaattaattcagcaataataataataataataataataataataataattataattataattataatatttattatttaattattccacGAAAATACACATTAAATATATAAAGTTATGATATGTAACACAAAAGTCAATTTAGCTTGGTGGAAGAAACCCTTGCCCTTTGTTTGCGAGACCTGGGTTTGATTCTTCTTGGCAGCAGCACTTCGTTTTAGCTTTGGGTTTTTCCCATCAATGAAGCAACGGTGACGTGGCTACTCACCCTCATTAACCAACGCTGACGTGGCTACATACCCTCTTTAACCAGCCCTAGAAGGTAAAACCCGTTTGAAGCTTTGGGTTTTTCCCATTAGTGAAGCAACACTAACGTGGCTACTCACCCTCTTTAACCAGCCCTAGAAGGTAAAACCCGGGTGAGGGGAAAAGTTGCACAATTTATCCGGTATTTGAGGCATTATCGCACAAAAAAATCAGCTTTGGGCATAACCGAACATTTCATGTCCCTCTGGGTTGGTCCAGTTCTATAGCCGAAACTGATGGCACCGAACCATCTAAAACCCAATACCGAAAATGATCAATCTTAAGAGCTGATACCAGGCCCACAATATGATAATGGGCCCCAGTTCAGTTCAATTGGTCCAATTGCCCACCCCTAATTCCAACAACCAAACCCTCTTTTGACAGCTTCATCTCTTACCTACGGGTTCAAATTATCATCAACAAATATTTCTTTTTCATTAATTAACAATATGGTGTACAATGTTAATAGGACTTGATCATTACTGAAATATATCATAATTGGAACTCATACATTTGTTTGTTCCTCTTTTATACATGTTTATTTATAGTCTTCAAATTAATTCGAACTGAGGATAgatttatttgttccttttgtaTACATGTTTAAAGGCATCAAATGGCTAAATGATGATGCATATCATGATTTCAGGATTGTTGTCTTGTTGATGGACGTGATGACCAAAAAAGGTGAACATTGAATTATGTTGAAGAAACTTTTGTGTCGAGGAATGATGGAGTGTAACTGTAAGGGTTGTTTGGCTGTAAAGATTCGAAGTCTTATATGTCTCTTCGTATGTTATGTTATCTATTTTACTAAGGCATATTATTCGAAGCTTAGATGTCTAGTCCTTAgctagtatattttttgtacgttTTTACTCTCCTAAAAATAGGAGTCTTTACTAGAGTTAGATAAGGTTTTTACAGTCTTGTCTACTTTTGCACTCTGTAAACCTAAAGCGTAATATAGAGCTGAATCAAGATCTTATTTACATCGGTGTTTAATCTTACTTACATTTCTGATTCAAACTCTGATTTACATTCAAACTCGATTCCTAAATtcatcagttggtatcagagcaggaatcatatctctgatctgattttcatcctttcaaaagtttttaaatcaATTATTTTGGTTTAAAAGTTTCCGCACTTTTTGAAAAGTGAAAAGTTCATTAGATCTAAGTCTGTGATTCGATTCTGcacttgaattgttgaatcgaGTGTTCTCCTAGTTGTTTCAATTTGAATCAACTAGTTTGTTGTTACAAATCTCAAGTTTTCTTCTaaattctcaaagtttttcttccgtacaacaatggcgtcattcaatcttaATTCCATGACTTCATTCTCTCATTTGTTAGGATCTTCTACAAAAATTCCAATGTTAATCCCTGAGTATTACgatcagtgggctgatcgtaTGGAGGATTATCTCAATGGTTTAGATGAAGAACTATGGACTTGTATTTCTGGTAATCTCAATCCTCCATCGAACGTTCAATCACTTGGAGCGTCTTCTGTAAGTTATGGAGTAGAGAATCAAACTGAACGTATGAAAAAGCTGAAGAAGAGATGTATGAGAGAGCTGCGAGGAGCTTTGCCTCCAGTTGTTTACAACTATGTGAGGAGTTGTAAAACTGCAAAGGAAATCTGAAACAATCTAAAGGAGAAATTTCAAGGAAGTGAGAAGACAAAAGTTAATTATGTGAAACAATGTTTGGTTGAATTGAAAGACTTCAAACAGAAAGAAAGTAAAACTATTAAGGCGTATTACGATCATCTGAATGAATTGATTTATCGATGCAACCGATATGGAATCACCAGATCAGTCATGGAGTTCAATCTTATCTTTGTTATGGGTCTGAGAAAGAAGTGGCGAAATGTAAGCATGATGGTCAAAAATCAACAGAGCTTTGATACGTCAACTTTAAATGATGTGTACAATCATTTAAAATCACACGAAAATGAAGTGAATGAAATTGTTGAAGAAACGAAGGCTAGTTTGGGAGGTCCACTGGCTTTGGTTTCAAAAATGACTGAGAAAGAAGTTCATGAGAAAAGTGATTCTGATGGATAAGAGGGATTCatcatgaattctgatgatgaagcgATAGCATTTTATTCAAACAATCGTGTCAAAAAGTTCTTCAAAAAGCCATTCAATTCGAAGATCAAGTCAGCTGAGATAAAAGGAAGTTTTGTGAATAAAACTACAAGTGATGAGAAGAAGGATGCGAAGCTTTTTAAGGGAAAGATTGAGAAGAAGTTGAAGGGGGATGCTGGAGTAGACTGTCATTACTGTAACGGTGTCAATCATTTAGCCAATGATTGCATGTTAAGGAAGAAAAATGAAAAGAAGAATAAGGTAAAAGATGAAGCCTATTATGCTGAAAGACTGGAAGAGGTTCGTGTGAAGACGAAAAACTTGTCATTGGTTGTCATGGGAGAACAAGAAGATGATGGAACTTATCAAGTCTGGTCATCTGTATCAGATGATGAGAAGATGTGAAACCCAACGCATGGAGCAATGTTTGCGAAGATGGAGGAGGAATCTGATGAGGAAGAATACGAAGTAAAAGGAAGATGCTTCGTATCAAAGGCTGCAGACAAATCTCCAATGACAACAAAGGTACGttaacattcttgaatcttttaatatttcaGTGCATGCTTATAATTCTGatttagtatcttttgatgaaactgttacttattTTGATTCAATTGTTGTGTCTGTTAGCAATAAGGCTAAGAAGTTTTCTATGCAGTTGTTAGAGACAGAGAAGAAGTTACATTTGAAAAACACGAAAGTAGATTGTTTAGAACTTCAGATTACAAACATTATGATTCCTAAATTCATCAGTAACTTTCTTTATCAGACTTGAGATCAACTATAGTGACCGCTAGTTATAACTTTGTTCTTTATCAGACATGATCAAACATATGTAAAACAATACTAACAAAAGAAACTCATAATTCAAACAAATTTCCTCCAAAATGCATTTTACACATAAAGAAAAAATACTATTAAAATGTAGCAACAAAAACAATATTCAACAAGAAAAAAGCAAAACATGGGAATTACAAAGTAACATTGCAACCTGTGATTTGAGAATCAAGGTCCAAGTAACAAAGGGGTATCTTTCTTATCAGATTTTGACTTTTCATCATTACTTGACGGAGGTCTCTGTGGAGGTCTAAGAGGAGACTTGAATACTTTAGACGCGACATCTGGGGGTCGTTTTTGAGCATCATCTTCATCCTCTGGAAGAACAACAAGCCCCTTCTCTCTAAGCAAAGATGGCTCATTGTAATAAGCAGTCCAAAGAGAGTCAACAAGCTGTCTTTCTTCTCTAACAGCAGCAAGATCCTCTAATGACATCATGCTGATGTCATTAATCCTATCTTCAAGTACTTTTTTGAATTTCTCATCATCTTTCTCTACTACTGATGATTCAACCTTTGCAAGCTCATGAAGACCActcaatgccccttctcttactTCTGCATCTTCACTTCCTGCCAGGTGTCTCAAGATTCGTGGAAACCCAAGTTCTGTAACAACACTGCAGTCGCTTGGGTTTTCTTGAAGCAGATACTGAATCAAGTTCAGTGCTTTCCTGCATTTCAATCAACACAAAATAAATAATATGTTTCTATTTGACTTAACTTAAGTTAAAAACAGAAAGATACCTCTGGAATCTCACACTTTCAGAGCTTAAAGCATCTCTCAGAGCAGCATAACCATTTGAAAGGCGGAATGCTTGAATCCCTGGCTTGTTGTGTCTGATCAAAGCTGGAATTAACCATTGGGAAATGTGTTACAATTTATAAAATGAAAAGCACAAAAAAAAAAGAGGTATATCATATATGAATATTGAAGGACTA includes these proteins:
- the LOC111889400 gene encoding hsp70 nucleotide exchange factor fes1 — its product is MAKEGPNWDGLLKWSIAHSDGTGTARKLSEDDRKWFMEAMQAQTIDVVKRMKEITLVMQTPDNILEEQGVTSTDLEGMLDELQDHVESIDMANDLHSIGGLTPLLNYLKSSHANIRAKAAEVVSTIVQNNPKSQQLVMDANGMEPLLSNFTSDDDVTSRTKALGAISSLIRHNKPGIQAFRLSNGYAALRDALSSESVRFQRKALNLIQYLLQENPSDCSVVTELGFPRILRHLAGSEDAEVREGALSGLHELAKVESSVVEKDDEKFKKVLEDRINDISMMSLEDLAAVREERQLVDSLWTAYYNEPSLLREKGLVVLPEDEDDAQKRPPDVASKVFKSPLRPPQRPPSSNDEKSKSDKKDTPLLLGP